A segment of the Deltaproteobacteria bacterium genome:
GGCCAGAGCACCTTCTCGGCCCACGCAGCGCACCTGAAGGAGATCATGGGACTTGCTGACCCGAAGAGTCTGGTCATCATCGACGAACCGGGGATGGGAACAGATCCGAACGAGGGAGCGGCGCTCACCATGGCCGTGCTTGACGAGCTCTCCCAAAAGGGGGTGTTTGTGGCCCTGGCCACGCACCTCAACCGGCTAAAGGCCTATGGATTGCTGAACCGGCGGGTGCTCAATGCCGCGGTTGAGTTTGATGCGCAGTGCAATCGGCCCACCTTCAGGCTCCGATACGGATCGCCGGGCATCAGTCACGCCTTGGAAACAGCACGCGATCTGGGGATGCCGATGCACATACTCGAAAAGGCCCGGGGATATCTGGAACAGGATGAAGTGCAACTGAACCGACTTATCGAGAAGATGCATCGTCTGCTCACACGGGTCGAGGCAGAGCGGCAAGAGGCCGAAGACGCCAAGCAGGCGCATCAATCAGCGGCCGAGGACATAAGAGCACGGCTGGCCCGGTTGGAATTGGAAAAACAGGCCGAGATGGAGACGTATCGGACAGAGGCGGACACGGCCATAAGGTCGGCCAGGGAAGAACTCAAAGAGGCCATCAATCTCCTGAAGAGGAAGAAACGGCTGGTTCAGGCCGATGTAACCAAGCGGTTTGAAGCTGTGGGGCAGGAATTGACGGCGCATTTTGAATCCTCAGAAAATATCCCCGCATCCCCGATGTCTGATGGATTGAAGGAGGGTCAGAGCGTCTTTCATATCAAACTGAAGCAACAAGGGGTGGTTCAGTCGGTGGACCCATCCGGTGACCGCGCCTCTGTCATGCTAGGGGCTGTCAAGATATCTGCGGATACCCGGGACCTTCAGGTGGTGGCGAAACCAAAAGGAATTCACTCCGATAACACGCCTTGCTCCGTCAACTGGACGTTCAAGGGACGGCCTTCGGAAAAATCACCATCGGGCGGCCTGAAATCGGGAGAATTAAATGTGGTCGGGTACCGCGTCGATGAGGCCATACCCCTCATCGAAAAAGCCGTGGACCGCGCATTGGTGGAAGGCAAATTGAGCCTCACCATCATCCACGGGTACGGAACAGGACGGCTGAGGGGAGCGATTCGAGATCACCTGAGGGGATTGCCTTTTATCAAAACCGTTAACAGCGCCGATCCTCGATCGGGAGGCGATGGCGTAACCGTTGCAGAAATCGGATAGGCAGATAGACACATGCCGCCAGATGAGACTTTCGTCACTTTAGCTCACTTAGGCACTTTAGGCACTTTAGGCACTTCCCATGTCAGATAACCCATCGGCCAAAGAAGAAATAAAGAGGGCGGCTGATATCGTACAGGTTATCGGCCAGTATGTTCAGCTCAAGAAGGCCGGGAAGAATTTCATGGGGCTATGCCCGTTTCATGCTGAAAAGGCTCCTTCTTTCACGGTCAGCCCGGACAGGCAGATGTTTCACTGTTTCGGATGCAAGAAGGGAGGCGATGTCTTCGCCTTCTGGATGGAATATCATGGGATGACCTTTCCCGAGACGCTAAAGGACCTTGCCGAGAGATATAACATAACGATCGTGGAGACATTTTCCTCTGAAGAAGAGAAAAAAAGGACGCGACTCCGGGAGGCCCTGTTTAAAATCAATCAGATGGCCATGCAATATTTTCAGGAAGCATTGGGCCAGGCGGAGAGAGGGAACCCGGCGGCTGAATATTTGAAAAAGCGGGCGCTTTCAACACAAATCATATCGGAATTCCGACTGGGTTACGCCCCTGATACATGGGACGGGCTCACGCTTTATTTGAAGCACCGCCGGATTGATCTGGAAAGGGCTGTTCAGGCGGGTCTGATCATCCCCAAAAAAGGAGGAGGATACTACGACCGATTCAGGGGACGGGTAATGTTCCCCATTTTCAATCAAAGAGGTCAGGTTGTCGGTTTCGGCGGGAGAGTCCTGAACGATGCCCTGCCCAAATACCTGAACACGCCAGAAACCCTTCTCTTTCACAAGGGAGAGTTCCCCTATGGACTGCATGCCTCTTACAAGGCGATCCGTCAGAAGGGCGTAACGGTGATTGTCGAGGGGTATATGGATCTGCTGGCCCTGAGAAATCACGGCCTCGAGGAGGTGGTGGCCACTCTCGGAACGGCCCTGACCCATGACCATATCCGGAAGATCAAGGGGTATGCCAGGGAGGCGATCGTGGTCTTTGATTCTGATGAGGCAGGCAGAATCGCTGCCTTGAGAAGTCTCCCCCTTTTTTTGAATGAAGGCCTCCCTGCCAGAGCGGTTGTCCTGCCCCACGGGCACGATCCGGACAGTTTTGTAAACAAGAACGGCCTGTCCGCGTTTTTGGCGCTCATTGAAAAGGCCGCCCCCATGTTTGATTTTTTCCTTGATCAGAAATTAACCCTGGGGGGGAGCGATATAGAGGGGAAAGTCACTGTCCTGAAGGAGATTCTGCCGGTCCTTGCCCTGCTCCGGAACAGCGCACAACGTTCCCTCTACGCCGGACGCCTGTCAGAGCGGATCGGAATCAAGGAAGATGTGATTCTATCCGAGTTGAGGGCTGTCGCCAAAGGGCTTTCAGAAGGCGGACTTCAAAAAAATCTCAAGGAGCGGGTGGCCGCATCCCAGGCAAAACAACGAATCGGAGATGTTCAGTTGCTCAACCTCCTCGTGCATCATCCCGTAGCCGTCACCGGACTGCTGGACACTGACTGCATGAAGCTCCTGTCGGACGCAACAACATTGCAGATCGTTAAACGAATTTTCGAAAAATACCGGCAGGAAGGCCGGTTTTCCCCTGAACACCTGGAAGAGAGCCTGGAAAGCGAGGAAGTCCGCATCCGGCTCAGAGAAGCCCTGGTGGCCGACTCGATTTATTCAGATCAGGAGGTGAACCAGGCGGTCCGGGAGATCGCGGAAAAGGTGCGACAGAAAAAGCTGACGAGTTCCATCAAGACAGCCGGAGGGGATCCGGAGACATTGAACCGTCTGCTGCAACTGAAGGCACGGGAGGCGCGGAGCCACTGACCCACAAGACCGCGGCCACGCCTTATCCTGGAAAAGACGGATTGACCAATCCCCGAAAAGGTGGAATCCCGTTTCATAGCGGTTTATAACTTCCCTGCATGATGCGGAGGAGTTGGTGCCTTAACCGCTCAAAAATTACCGGGATTTGCACCCATACCTTTTTGGTTGCGGCTGTTGGCCCGCCTTGGGATCAGGGCCAAGATGTTACGTGGTGGATAAGAGGAACCCATATAGTCATGGTTACGATTCAAAATTCACTATCCCGGTTCATCCGGACTCGGAGGTACGATAATGGATAAGAATGCCGATATGATCAATTTAAAGCGGTTGATCGATAACGGAAAAAATAAGGGGTATATTACCTTTGAAGAGCTGAATGATGACCTTTCTGAAGATTTCGTATCCTCTGAGGAGCACATTGACGAGCTCATGATGATGTTCGAAGAGTTGGACATCATGGTCATTGACGAAGCTGCCAAAAAGAAGATCGAAAAGGCCGACGGTGCCAAGAAAAGGGAGTTGGAAGAGGAAGAAAAGGTCGATGATGCGGCTATTGACCTCACAGACGCCTCATCTCGTGTATCAGATCCTGTCAAGATGTATCTGAAGGAAATGGGACGGATCTCTCTTCTCACGCGGGAGGGCGAGGTGGAGATCGCCAAACGAATTGAAGAAGGAGAAAAAAAGGCACTGGAGACGCTTCTTCTTTGTGGCGTGGGCGTAGAGCACATTATTGAGCTGGGTGAAAAACTGAATGAAGGCGAAGTAAAATTAAAAGATGTGATTAATGACCTGGAAGAAGACGACAGCTATATGCTGATAGGTGAAAAAAAGGAATCCGTCATTAATCTGATCGATCAAATCAGGGCATTAAATGAAGGGATGTGCCTGAAAAGGCGTGAAAGAGCCAAGACCGGGTGCGCTGAAAACATTAAGAAGGAGCTTGCCGCACAGATCAAACAGGATCAGAAGGAGATTATGAAGCTGGTCAATTCCTTCAGTATGGAAGATCGACAGATACAGAATATGATAGCAAAACTCAGGGCCTTGGCGGCAGAGGTCGGGGAATCCGAAAGACGATTGGAAGAATGCATGTTGCGGGCAGGCGGGAGGCCGATATCCTATCTGAAACGATGTCTGGCCAAAATTCCGAAATCCGCCAAGGATGACCAGATCATCACCCCCATCGGTCTGACAAAGAGTGACATCACGGCCTTGAAGACCAAAGCGGAAAAGGCCCAGCGAACGATCCGACAGGCCAAGGAACGAACGGATATGACCCCCCGCCAGATTAAGCTGAAACTCCAGAAGGTCGAGAAAAGCCTGGAGATGGCCAATAGAGCCAAATCAGAACTTATTCAGGCCAATTTGAGGCTGGTCGTCAGCATTGCCAAAAAATATACCAACAGGGGACTCATGTTTCTGGATCTCATCCAGGAAGGGAATATCGGTCTGATGAAGGCCGTGGACAAATTCGAATACCAGCGGGGATACAAATTCAGTACCTATGCGACCTGGTGGATCAGACAGGCGATTACACGCGCCATAGCGGATCAGGCCCGCACGATCCGCATCCCCGTGCACATGATTGAAACGATCAACAAACTCATGCGGACATCGAGATATCTGGTGCAGGAACACGGTCGGGAGCCGACCTCCGAAGAAATCGCCGAAAAAATGGAATTTCCCCTTGAAAAGGTGCGAAAGGTACTGAAAATCGCTAAAGAGCCGATCTCGCTGGAGACCCCCATCGGTGAAGAGGAAGACAGCCATTTAGGTGATTTCATTGAAGATAAGAATGTTCTCTCTCCCGGTGATGCAGTCGTCAACTTCGGCTTGGCCGAACAGACCAGAAAGGTGCTGACCACCCTGACGCCCAGAGAGGAAAAGGTTCTCAGAATGAGATTCGGTATCGGCGAGAAGGCGGATCATACCCTGGAAGAGGTGGGCCGTGATTTCAGTGTAACCCGGGAGCGTATCCGGCAGATAGAGGCCAAGGCCCTTAGAAAGCTGAGGCACCCCAGCAGAAGCAGAAAGCTGAAAAGTTTTATAGATAACTGAGGCCCGCAGAAAACCCGCAGGGGATATTTTCCCTTGACAAATTTCTATAGGATGCGCATTGTATCGCCCAGTAACTGGGAATTTTTAGGGCCCATAGCTCAGCTGGCAGAGCCACCGGCTCATAACCGGTAGGTCCCTGGTTCGAGACCAGGTGGGCCCACCATGATTTCACCCCAGAAATTATTTAAGTGTCCTGGCGCAGCCCTCGTGTTGAAGCGAGGCTGCGGCGGATCAATGATTGAACCCTGCCGCGAAAGCCGGGGACCCGCTTCGTGGTAACTAACGGAACAAATCTTGCGACTGCTAACATTACTCAAAATATTTCCGACATACCGGAAGTGACCTTGCTGTAAAGGGCGTATTCGTAAAGGATACGCCCTTTCCAATTATTGGCCTGTGCATCAGCAGGGAGGGGTCTTCCCTGAGGGAATGATCGACACTTTTTGAAATGGTACTCAAACTGAAGGATTTCTTGAATGTGCTGGAAACCGTGGCCTCGGCCCGATGGGCCGAACCATGGGATAATCCGGGTCTTCAAATAGGTTCTCCCAACCAGGAAATCCATAAGATTTTCTCATCCCTGGATCCCACCCTCAAGGCCCTGATGTCTGCCTCAAAGGCCGGTGCGCAGCTCCTGTTCACCCATCATCCCCTGATCTTCAAACCTTTATCACGACTTCAGACAGATGTCTTTCCGGGTAATATCATTGCAGAAGCTGCCAGGCGGGGGATTGCCGTCGTGGCTGCACACACAAATCTGGATGCAGCCCCGGGAGGCATCAACGATATCCTGGCCGGGCTGCTGGATCTGACGGATATGGAGGTCCTGAAACCGGTTGACACGGCCGATGGCGCGGGGTTGGGACGGATCGGGGATCTGCCCGGTCCCACCAGCCTGTCCGCCGTGGCAGAGGCCGTCAGGAAGGTGATGGGAACGGCAGACATACGGGTGGTTGGAGCACCGGACCTTCTGATCCGTCGCATTGCCGTCGTGGGGGGATCGGGCGGAAGTCTCGTGGGTCTGGCCTATGAAAGGAGTGCTGATCTTCTCTTGACCGGCGACATTGGCCACCATGTTGCCCTGGAGGCCGAGGCATTGGGAATCGCTCTTATAGATGCAGGCCATTTCTGTTCGGAAAAGACGGCGTTCAACCTTTTTGCCGGGAATCTGGAAACCCTGTTGAGGTCAAAAGGCTGGGAAACCGTAGTCGAAATAGATGAGGGGGAGGGAGATCCTCTCCGGATATGTGATGGAGGATGATGACCGCGGGGCGGAATATCGCCCATGTGAAGATTACCATAAGGCACAGAACAATACGGATATTCGTGATAAATGTAGGATCTTCCTTCCGAACCTGAACAGGTTAAACTGTTAAGCGAGGTAATAAATTGAAAGAAATGGTAAAATTTCTGATTACGCTCCAGGATTTCGATTCCCGAATGGGGCATATTAGGGCCCGTAAAGAGGAGGGGCCTAAAAGAATCCAGAGGCTTGAACAGCGCTTAAACGACGTGGAAACCCAGTTGGCAGAAGCGACGCGCCAGGTGGAAGAATTCACCCGTGACCGGCGCGAAACAGAGAAGAGTATTGAGGATGCCGAACATCGACTGAAAAAAGCCGATATAAAACTTTCCAGTATAAAATCCAACAAGGAGTATCAGGCCGCTCTGAAGGAAATTGACGATTTGAAAAAGGCCAAATTTATTTTGGAAGATAGGGCCATTGAGATGATGGAGCAGTTGGAGGCCCTCGAAGCCAAGTGCGCCGCCAGCAGGGAACAGGCCGCGGAAATGAAGCGGCAGTTTATAATGGATCGTGATGCGGTCACCCAATCGCTCAAGGCACTGGACCGGGACCTTAACGCCCTCGACCAGGATAGGTTCGCGGTCTCCCGCGCCGTTGACATCGCCCTGTTAAAAAGATACGATATGATCAGGGAACGTAAGGGAGGCATTGCCGTCAGCCCGGTCATTCAGGGCGTCTGCCAGACATGCCACATCCGGATCCCGCCCCAGGAATTTAATGAACTGATTCGGGGGGACAAGCTCATGACCTGCCCGAATTGTACCCGGATTATCTATTGGGGCGATGATGGGCAGTACCAGGATAAAGAAAGTGAGCTAAAGTGAACTAAAGTGCCTAAAATGCCTAAAGTTGATGGTCTCGTAAAAGTCGAAGATGCTCTCTTTCCGTCATTCCGGCGAAAGCCGGAATCCAGTGTTCTCAAGCGCTTATGAAAACTCTGGACCCCGTTCTTCAACGGGGTGACGACTTTTTACGAATGCATCAACTTTAGTCACTTTAGATCACTTTAGGCATTTTAGGCACTTAAAACACGTGTCAGAGCAGGACAGATGACCGCTGCCCTGCCTGCGGGCAAAGGGGGAGGAAAGTCCGGGCTCCAGAGGACAAGGTGCTGGGTAACACCCAGTCCCGGCGACGGGAAGGAAAGTGCAACAGAAAGGAAACCGCCCGGTCAGCCGCTTTGTGGTCTGACAGGGTAAGGGTGAAAGGGCGAGGTAAGAGCTCACCAGCCCCGCCGGTGACGGCGGGGGCTTGGCAAACCCCACCTGGAGCAAGACCAAATAGGGGAACATTGGAGGGTGGTCCGCCCGAGTTCCCGGGTAGGTCGCTCGAACTCGACGGCAACGCCGAGCCTAGATGAATGGTCATCGCCCCGAAGGAGGGTGACCCCTTCGGGGAACAGAACCCGGCTTATTTCCTGCTCTGACACAATTTTAGGCGTGAGGTGTAAGGCACAAGGCATGAGGAGTGAGGCCCAGGATAAAATGCGCAAGGCGAAGGAATGGATATTGACCTGGACCCGATAGATGAAAAAGCTGTTTTCATTATAGGCGCCGGCCACTTCGGGGCCAGGGCCGCACGCCTTATCCGGCAACGATCCGATGTCCCTGTTTTCGTTGTAGATCCGGATGAGAAAGGGCTCTCAAGCATAGGGGACCTGAGGGTAGAAAAAATCCAAGGCGACGGGATTCAGTTTCTGTTGGACAACTTCCATTACCTGAAAGATGCGAACACCGTTGTCCCTGCGCTTCCGGTACACCTTGCCTATGAATGGCTGGTACGCTATCTCCCAGAGGACATGGAAACAAGAAAGGTACCCGTCCCCGAAACGAATCCTCCGCTCCCTCATGCGTACCCTGCAAGCGAGGGATCGACCCTGATCAGTTATGCTGATTTCCTCTGCCCGGATGACTGCCCGGAACCTGTGTATTGCACCGTAACAGGAGAAAAGCGTGAACAGCCCCTGTATGCCCTCCTGAAAAATCTCCAACTCCCTCCCTTCCGGGTGCATATTATACGCAGTCATCAGCTTGCCCCGGGATTGGGGGGATACAAGGCCGGGGACCTGAGGGAAACGGCAAAAAGGGTCTTAACCGATGGCGCCGGGATGTGGATACTGGGGACGGCCTGCAAATGCCACGGCATCCTGACGGCATTTGAACTGAATGATCTCTCACAGAGTTCACAGAGGCACAGAGGGGTTTGAAAGCAAACAAAGTCTGATGATCTCGCAAAAGTCT
Coding sequences within it:
- a CDS encoding Smr/MutS family protein, coding for MIEHTYQVLGYYRLLEIMSRYASCLLGRSECLSLSPSKDTKKIIRELSLVSEARLLLKTRGFLTFSDLTDLMPLLARSRVEGAHLEAEELLTVLRLAESGQTVRGFLRSERSFYPGVTAIIDDMPDLQPLARKLREAVAPNGDIKDSATPLLAKIRHERRRQRSHLEKKLDDIRKAKGIGRNSDAHLVTVRDGRYVISVRSDQKSLFGGIVHDYSRTKATCFVEPMEVISDNNRSTELVLEERAEEHRILVGLTLAVRDATPEIIHAQGLIARLDGLYARARYAEDFSCVPPEIEDARGIRLKEAKNPILLALCRSEKREKAYGPVAVDICLEPDRNLLIVSGPNRGGKTVTLKTLGLMTLMTQSGIHIPAAEGSCLPVFHHCVADIGDDQDIQTGQSTFSAHAAHLKEIMGLADPKSLVIIDEPGMGTDPNEGAALTMAVLDELSQKGVFVALATHLNRLKAYGLLNRRVLNAAVEFDAQCNRPTFRLRYGSPGISHALETARDLGMPMHILEKARGYLEQDEVQLNRLIEKMHRLLTRVEAERQEAEDAKQAHQSAAEDIRARLARLELEKQAEMETYRTEADTAIRSAREELKEAINLLKRKKRLVQADVTKRFEAVGQELTAHFESSENIPASPMSDGLKEGQSVFHIKLKQQGVVQSVDPSGDRASVMLGAVKISADTRDLQVVAKPKGIHSDNTPCSVNWTFKGRPSEKSPSGGLKSGELNVVGYRVDEAIPLIEKAVDRALVEGKLSLTIIHGYGTGRLRGAIRDHLRGLPFIKTVNSADPRSGGDGVTVAEIG
- the dnaG gene encoding DNA primase; the protein is MSDNPSAKEEIKRAADIVQVIGQYVQLKKAGKNFMGLCPFHAEKAPSFTVSPDRQMFHCFGCKKGGDVFAFWMEYHGMTFPETLKDLAERYNITIVETFSSEEEKKRTRLREALFKINQMAMQYFQEALGQAERGNPAAEYLKKRALSTQIISEFRLGYAPDTWDGLTLYLKHRRIDLERAVQAGLIIPKKGGGYYDRFRGRVMFPIFNQRGQVVGFGGRVLNDALPKYLNTPETLLFHKGEFPYGLHASYKAIRQKGVTVIVEGYMDLLALRNHGLEEVVATLGTALTHDHIRKIKGYAREAIVVFDSDEAGRIAALRSLPLFLNEGLPARAVVLPHGHDPDSFVNKNGLSAFLALIEKAAPMFDFFLDQKLTLGGSDIEGKVTVLKEILPVLALLRNSAQRSLYAGRLSERIGIKEDVILSELRAVAKGLSEGGLQKNLKERVAASQAKQRIGDVQLLNLLVHHPVAVTGLLDTDCMKLLSDATTLQIVKRIFEKYRQEGRFSPEHLEESLESEEVRIRLREALVADSIYSDQEVNQAVREIAEKVRQKKLTSSIKTAGGDPETLNRLLQLKAREARSH
- the rpoD gene encoding RNA polymerase sigma factor RpoD, with product MMDKNADMINLKRLIDNGKNKGYITFEELNDDLSEDFVSSEEHIDELMMMFEELDIMVIDEAAKKKIEKADGAKKRELEEEEKVDDAAIDLTDASSRVSDPVKMYLKEMGRISLLTREGEVEIAKRIEEGEKKALETLLLCGVGVEHIIELGEKLNEGEVKLKDVINDLEEDDSYMLIGEKKESVINLIDQIRALNEGMCLKRRERAKTGCAENIKKELAAQIKQDQKEIMKLVNSFSMEDRQIQNMIAKLRALAAEVGESERRLEECMLRAGGRPISYLKRCLAKIPKSAKDDQIITPIGLTKSDITALKTKAEKAQRTIRQAKERTDMTPRQIKLKLQKVEKSLEMANRAKSELIQANLRLVVSIAKKYTNRGLMFLDLIQEGNIGLMKAVDKFEYQRGYKFSTYATWWIRQAITRAIADQARTIRIPVHMIETINKLMRTSRYLVQEHGREPTSEEIAEKMEFPLEKVRKVLKIAKEPISLETPIGEEEDSHLGDFIEDKNVLSPGDAVVNFGLAEQTRKVLTTLTPREEKVLRMRFGIGEKADHTLEEVGRDFSVTRERIRQIEAKALRKLRHPSRSRKLKSFIDN
- a CDS encoding Nif3-like dinuclear metal center hexameric protein — translated: MVLKLKDFLNVLETVASARWAEPWDNPGLQIGSPNQEIHKIFSSLDPTLKALMSASKAGAQLLFTHHPLIFKPLSRLQTDVFPGNIIAEAARRGIAVVAAHTNLDAAPGGINDILAGLLDLTDMEVLKPVDTADGAGLGRIGDLPGPTSLSAVAEAVRKVMGTADIRVVGAPDLLIRRIAVVGGSGGSLVGLAYERSADLLLTGDIGHHVALEAEALGIALIDAGHFCSEKTAFNLFAGNLETLLRSKGWETVVEIDEGEGDPLRICDGG
- a CDS encoding NAD-binding protein, with the protein product MDIDLDPIDEKAVFIIGAGHFGARAARLIRQRSDVPVFVVDPDEKGLSSIGDLRVEKIQGDGIQFLLDNFHYLKDANTVVPALPVHLAYEWLVRYLPEDMETRKVPVPETNPPLPHAYPASEGSTLISYADFLCPDDCPEPVYCTVTGEKREQPLYALLKNLQLPPFRVHIIRSHQLAPGLGGYKAGDLRETAKRVLTDGAGMWILGTACKCHGILTAFELNDLSQSSQRHRGV